From Mucilaginibacter rubeus, a single genomic window includes:
- a CDS encoding glycoside hydrolase family 172 protein — protein sequence MVKNYFLTICLCVIVASFANAQQKFNGLDVGLGNLYRTSDAKTRSISPENFTGEKGKGGMATIGTGANASRDLGQTWKVSPSVIIKKHTTFTVAEINGSGAIQHIWMTPTGNWRYSILRFYWDDETTPSVEVPVGDFFCMGWGKYAPVTSLAVAVNPGSAFNCYWPMPFRKKCRITMENIDDEDMVLYYQVDYTLTDVPEDAGYFHAQFRRVNPLPYKKDFVLVDSIKGKGQYVGTYIAYGSNKNGWWGEGEIKFFMDGDTKFPTINGTGTEDYFCGSYDFDTRHKDADGKEKPGTEYTEFCSPYSGLPQVIRGDGHYNIAQRFGLYRWHIVDPIRFEKSLRVTIQALGWRHDGRYMPLQDDIASTVFWYQTGEHGPFPKFPSKDELEVN from the coding sequence ATGGTGAAAAATTATTTTTTAACGATCTGCCTGTGTGTTATTGTGGCTTCATTTGCTAATGCGCAACAAAAATTTAATGGGCTTGACGTAGGGCTTGGAAATCTTTACCGTACGTCTGATGCCAAAACAAGATCTATCAGTCCGGAAAATTTTACGGGCGAAAAGGGTAAAGGCGGCATGGCTACAATCGGAACCGGTGCTAACGCTTCGCGCGATTTGGGCCAAACCTGGAAGGTAAGCCCAAGCGTTATCATCAAAAAGCATACAACATTTACCGTTGCCGAAATTAATGGCTCAGGAGCTATCCAACATATCTGGATGACACCTACCGGTAACTGGCGTTATTCGATACTTCGTTTTTATTGGGATGACGAAACTACTCCATCGGTTGAGGTGCCGGTAGGCGATTTCTTTTGTATGGGCTGGGGTAAATATGCGCCGGTAACTTCGTTAGCCGTGGCGGTTAATCCAGGCAGCGCTTTTAACTGTTACTGGCCAATGCCATTCCGTAAAAAGTGCCGCATCACCATGGAAAACATTGACGATGAGGATATGGTGCTCTATTACCAGGTTGACTATACGCTGACCGATGTACCTGAAGATGCAGGTTATTTCCATGCGCAGTTTCGCCGCGTAAACCCATTGCCTTATAAAAAGGATTTTGTTTTAGTAGATAGCATTAAAGGAAAAGGACAATATGTTGGTACTTATATTGCTTACGGCTCAAACAAAAACGGATGGTGGGGGGAAGGAGAGATCAAGTTTTTTATGGATGGCGACACTAAATTCCCTACCATAAACGGTACAGGCACCGAAGACTATTTTTGCGGATCGTACGATTTCGACACCCGTCATAAAGATGCAGATGGCAAAGAGAAACCAGGTACCGAATACACCGAGTTTTGCAGCCCTTACAGCGGTTTGCCACAGGTGATCCGGGGCGACGGACATTACAATATCGCCCAGCGCTTCGGTTTGTACCGCTGGCATATTGTTGACCCTATCCGCTTTGAAAAAAGTTTGAGAGTTACCATACAGGCTTTGGGCTGGCGGCATGATGGCCGTTACATGCCTTTGCAGGATGATATCG
- a CDS encoding Crp/Fnr family transcriptional regulator — translation MPLDLILHNLEKHIHLTREEQEIFTAYLQPKKIKRKQFLLTYGEVCKYSAFVTGGCLRGYTVDKSGIEHVLSFAPADWWIADMYSLISQKPGIQNIEALEDTDVLLLSKANQEKLYTQIPKFEHFFRILTENSLVASQQRLIDSLSLTAEERYNNFCKRYPTLIDHLPQKQIASYIGVTPEFFSRMKSVIVRKK, via the coding sequence ATGCCGCTTGATCTGATACTACATAATCTCGAAAAACACATCCACTTAACCCGCGAAGAACAGGAAATTTTCACGGCCTATCTGCAACCGAAAAAGATAAAACGCAAGCAATTTTTGCTCACCTATGGCGAAGTGTGCAAGTACTCGGCTTTTGTTACAGGAGGATGCTTGAGGGGATATACGGTAGACAAAAGTGGAATTGAACATGTGCTGAGTTTTGCCCCCGCCGATTGGTGGATTGCCGATATGTACAGCCTCATTTCGCAAAAGCCAGGCATCCAGAATATTGAAGCCTTAGAAGATACCGATGTGCTGCTACTTTCTAAGGCAAACCAGGAAAAGCTATATACACAAATCCCCAAGTTTGAGCATTTTTTCAGGATCCTGACCGAAAACTCCTTAGTAGCCAGCCAACAACGACTAATTGATAGCCTAAGCTTAACTGCCGAAGAACGCTATAACAACTTTTGCAAACGTTATCCCACCTTGATCGATCATTTGCCCCAAAAACAAATAGCATCATACATTGGTGTAACCCCCGAGTTTTTTAGCCGGATGAAAAGTGTGATAGTGAGGAAGAAGTAA
- a CDS encoding pirin family protein, whose product MAQTILHKANTRGHADHGWLHSYQSFSFAGYYNPQRMNFGALRVLNDDTVDPGMGFGKHPHDNMEIISIPLEGDLEHKDSMNNVAVIKNGDIQAMSAGTGIFHSEYNFDRTSEVKFLQIWIYPNKRNVEPRYDQISLNLEDRHNKLQQILSPNPNDAGVWIHQDAWFHLGKFDKGLSTEYTIKKEGNGVYVFILSGEVIINGETLSSRDALGIWDTDKFTIGAGTDAEFLLIDVPMKF is encoded by the coding sequence ATGGCACAAACCATTTTACATAAAGCTAATACCCGTGGACATGCAGATCACGGATGGCTGCATAGTTATCAATCATTCAGTTTTGCAGGTTACTATAATCCTCAACGAATGAACTTTGGTGCTTTAAGGGTATTAAATGATGATACAGTTGATCCGGGCATGGGCTTTGGCAAACACCCACATGATAATATGGAAATCATTTCCATTCCGCTGGAAGGTGACCTGGAGCATAAAGACAGCATGAACAATGTGGCTGTTATTAAAAACGGCGACATTCAGGCCATGAGTGCTGGCACCGGGATCTTTCATAGCGAATACAACTTTGACCGTACCAGCGAAGTTAAATTTTTACAGATCTGGATCTATCCTAACAAACGGAATGTTGAACCGCGTTATGATCAGATCTCGCTAAATCTTGAAGACCGTCATAATAAACTGCAACAGATACTATCTCCAAATCCCAACGACGCTGGTGTATGGATTCACCAGGATGCCTGGTTTCATTTAGGAAAATTTGACAAAGGCTTAAGTACTGAATATACCATTAAAAAAGAAGGTAACGGTGTTTACGTTTTTATTTTAAGTGGAGAAGTGATCATCAATGGCGAAACATTAAGCAGCCGCGATGCATTAGGCATTTGGGATACTGATAAATTCACTATTGGGGCCGGCACCGATGCTGAGTTTTTACTGATAGATGTACCAATGAAATTTTAA